In Akkermansia muciniphila, one DNA window encodes the following:
- a CDS encoding LicD family protein has translation MMKLPSFITAGRTGKLVRGKHWWVTEVRCCGLNVLSSCTDRKKRFVRLFGIPCGRFKVGRESEFSQLGKLVKATVRAEEMPQASGVLRIVQQAMTCFLNEVAGILEEGGYQYWLDFGTLLGAVRHRGFIPWDDDLDISMLREDYERLRANAAGLFGSRGFSVSMDPFIQIGLPGTLCNVDIFPYDTAPAAWSPDAPEEGEWLLRGYKASGMLDYEVDSSCRYRTRCSYEEKMAIRDRVVMGGRRPADGGNIFLGFEIPFAGPCRHSFRHEWLFPLSRVRFEGREFPAPRLPEMVLYGQYGDWGALPDSPPVHFDLNHISKEVLGRMMYMRDTGRLPGRG, from the coding sequence ATGATGAAGCTGCCATCATTCATTACCGCCGGAAGAACCGGGAAATTAGTAAGGGGAAAGCATTGGTGGGTGACGGAAGTCCGGTGCTGCGGCCTGAACGTGCTTTCTTCCTGCACGGACAGGAAGAAGCGTTTCGTCCGTCTTTTCGGCATTCCGTGCGGGCGGTTCAAGGTGGGCCGGGAAAGTGAATTTTCCCAGTTGGGCAAACTGGTTAAAGCTACCGTCCGGGCCGAGGAAATGCCCCAGGCATCCGGAGTGCTGAGGATTGTGCAGCAGGCCATGACCTGTTTTTTGAATGAGGTGGCCGGCATTCTTGAAGAGGGCGGTTATCAGTACTGGCTGGATTTCGGGACCCTGCTGGGCGCGGTGCGGCACCGGGGCTTTATCCCCTGGGATGACGATCTGGATATTTCCATGCTGCGTGAAGATTATGAGAGGTTGAGGGCGAACGCCGCCGGGCTTTTCGGTTCGCGCGGTTTCTCCGTCAGTATGGATCCGTTCATCCAGATCGGGTTGCCGGGCACGTTATGCAATGTGGACATTTTCCCGTATGACACGGCCCCTGCCGCGTGGTCTCCGGATGCCCCTGAGGAAGGGGAGTGGCTGCTGCGCGGTTACAAGGCATCCGGAATGCTTGATTATGAGGTGGATTCCTCCTGCCGCTACCGGACGCGGTGTTCTTATGAGGAAAAGATGGCGATCCGGGACCGTGTGGTGATGGGAGGACGGCGGCCGGCGGATGGAGGAAACATTTTCCTGGGTTTTGAGATTCCTTTTGCCGGCCCGTGCCGCCATTCCTTCCGCCATGAATGGCTGTTTCCGCTTTCCCGCGTCCGGTTTGAGGGAAGGGAGTTCCCGGCCCCGCGGTTGCCTGAAATGGTGTTGTACGGCCAGTACGGGGACTGGGGAGCTCTGCCGGATTCTCCCCCTGTGCATTTTGATTTGAACCATATTTCCAAGGAGGTTCTGGGCAGGATGATGTACATGCGTGATACGGGGCGCCTTCCCGGACGAGGGTAA